Proteins co-encoded in one Rhodococcus sp. PAMC28707 genomic window:
- a CDS encoding adenosine deaminase, translated as MSLPLAELHMHIEGSLEPGQIFEFAERNDIRLPYADIDELRGLYEFTDLQSFLDLYYANTSVLRTAEDFADLGRAYFARAKVAGITHAEVFFDPQAHTSRGVALEAVVEGLADAAASSEREFGVTSGLIASILRDKPVLHANKLLEDLLAMKAPIIGLGLDSAEMGFPPSLFVDVFARARAEGLHVVAHAGEEGPAEYIWQALDLLGAERIDHGVRCLEDEALVNRLVEDEIPLTVCPFSNVRLKVVDTLADHPIRQMIERGLVVTVNSDDPAYFGGYVDDNFAALTDQVGLTEREREILYDNSIRASFS; from the coding sequence ATGAGTTTGCCTCTCGCTGAATTGCACATGCATATCGAGGGTTCGTTGGAGCCTGGTCAGATTTTCGAGTTCGCGGAGCGTAACGATATTCGGTTGCCGTATGCGGATATCGACGAGTTGCGTGGGTTGTACGAGTTCACGGATCTGCAGTCGTTTCTCGATCTTTATTATGCGAATACTTCGGTGCTGCGTACTGCTGAGGATTTTGCCGATCTCGGGCGGGCATATTTTGCGCGTGCCAAGGTTGCGGGTATCACGCATGCGGAGGTCTTCTTCGATCCTCAGGCCCACACCAGCAGGGGTGTTGCGTTGGAGGCGGTGGTGGAGGGTCTGGCCGATGCTGCGGCGTCGAGCGAGCGGGAGTTCGGTGTCACGAGCGGTTTGATCGCTTCGATTCTGCGGGACAAGCCGGTCTTGCATGCCAACAAGTTGCTCGAGGATTTGCTGGCGATGAAGGCGCCGATCATCGGCCTCGGTCTCGATTCGGCGGAGATGGGTTTTCCGCCTTCGTTGTTCGTGGACGTGTTCGCGCGTGCGCGGGCGGAAGGTTTGCATGTGGTTGCTCATGCAGGTGAGGAAGGCCCGGCCGAGTACATCTGGCAGGCGTTGGACCTACTGGGTGCCGAACGTATCGATCACGGGGTTCGTTGCTTGGAAGACGAGGCGTTGGTGAATCGTCTTGTCGAAGATGAAATTCCGTTGACTGTCTGTCCGTTTTCGAATGTTCGACTCAAGGTCGTCGATACGCTTGCCGATCATCCGATTCGTCAGATGATCGAGCGGGGGCTCGTGGTCACCGTCAATTCGGATGATCCGGCTTACTTCGGCGGTTATGTGGACGACAACTTCGCGGCCCTGACCGATCAGGTCGGCTTGACCGAACGTGAGCGAGAGATCTTGTACGACAACTCGATTCGCGCCTCGTTCAGCTGA